Proteins encoded by one window of Cylindrospermum stagnale PCC 7417:
- a CDS encoding AAA domain-containing protein, which yields MGIITFYGAQLRKIRAQITNYNFPNLNIRTGTVDEFQGMEKSVIIVSMVRNNYHSNIGFARTPERVNVAFSRAKELLIILGCHDLFTSNVIYSEVSKVVARYQGFVDENLCRQEP from the coding sequence ATAGGAATAATTACTTTTTATGGCGCACAATTAAGAAAAATTAGGGCGCAAATTACTAATTACAATTTTCCTAATCTTAATATTCGCACGGGAACAGTTGATGAATTTCAAGGGATGGAAAAGTCTGTGATTATTGTAAGTATGGTTCGGAATAATTATCATAGTAATATTGGCTTTGCTAGGACACCCGAACGAGTTAATGTAGCTTTTTCTCGTGCTAAAGAATTACTTATAATTTTGGGATGCCATGATTTATTTACAAGCAATGTTATCTATAGTGAAGTTTCCAAAGTGGTGGCACGCTATCAAGGTTTTGTTGATGAAAATTTATGCAGACAAGAACCATGA
- the psb32 gene encoding photosystem II repair protein Psb32, whose product MQRLLKQLFSSKTYLIRLIVPLVAMMITAAIFAPPTLATGVYQIPNLAADTWIVDQGEIISRLNEGQISSAFADLAKQTGNEVRIVTIRRLDYGETPQTFTKALFEKWFPTKEVQANQTLLVIDTVTNGSAIITGDKVKSVLTDAIAESVASETLSVPLRNGNKYNQAFLDVRDRIVAVLSGKPDPGPPQIIETVQVEGTFKKAEETDQSNATAWVVGLLIAATVIPMATYYIYLAIQPSSEG is encoded by the coding sequence ATGCAACGGCTACTCAAGCAATTATTTAGTAGTAAAACATACCTTATCCGGCTAATTGTCCCCTTAGTGGCAATGATGATCACAGCTGCGATATTTGCCCCACCCACCTTAGCCACTGGTGTGTATCAAATACCCAATCTCGCAGCAGACACCTGGATTGTAGATCAAGGTGAAATCATCAGCCGTTTAAATGAAGGTCAGATTAGCAGCGCCTTTGCGGATTTGGCCAAGCAAACTGGCAATGAAGTCAGAATCGTCACCATACGTCGCCTTGACTACGGTGAAACACCGCAAACTTTCACCAAAGCGCTGTTTGAAAAATGGTTCCCGACAAAAGAAGTGCAAGCCAATCAAACCTTGTTGGTGATTGACACAGTTACTAATGGTAGCGCCATTATTACTGGTGATAAAGTCAAGTCTGTGCTGACTGATGCGATCGCCGAAAGTGTCGCTTCAGAAACCTTGAGTGTGCCATTGCGGAACGGGAACAAATACAATCAGGCATTTCTAGATGTACGCGATCGCATAGTTGCCGTCCTCTCTGGCAAACCTGATCCCGGCCCACCCCAAATAATTGAAACTGTTCAGGTAGAAGGCACATTCAAAAAAGCCGAAGAAACCGACCAAAGTAACGCTACTGCTTGGGTAGTAGGACTGTTAATAGCCGCCACCGTGATTCCAATGGCGACTTACTACATCTACCTAGCGATTCAACCATCATCTGAGGGGTAA
- a CDS encoding type II toxin-antitoxin system RelE/ParE family toxin: MARVNWTSQALADLEAIGDFISRDAPSFAQVFVNRAFQAVERLENFPYLGRLVPEISQDNIREIIFGSYRIVYQVNN; this comes from the coding sequence ATGGCACGAGTAAACTGGACAAGTCAGGCTTTAGCTGATTTAGAGGCAATTGGTGATTTTATTTCACGAGATGCACCAAGTTTTGCTCAAGTATTTGTAAATCGGGCATTTCAGGCTGTAGAACGGCTAGAAAACTTTCCATATTTGGGGCGTCTTGTGCCGGAAATCAGTCAAGATAATATTAGAGAGATTATTTTTGGTAGTTACAGAATTGTATATCAAGTGAACAATTAA
- a CDS encoding DUF29 family protein: MTQELIDLKNSILEGRYADALVIVDELEGMSTKAILRQIKSYLRILLIHLIKNHLELRLTNSWAASIRNAIREIKEANFKDNKNSYYINQDEWEIFIEEEVIEDAIADASLEVMNGVYSQFQLAEIVDRTQLMQTALSFLTLTYSQSAKNLPAAVAEVLMQLPGGEDWKLGRRGD; this comes from the coding sequence ATGACACAAGAATTAATCGACTTAAAAAATAGTATCTTAGAAGGACGTTATGCAGATGCCTTGGTAATAGTTGATGAATTAGAAGGCATGAGTACAAAAGCTATTCTACGGCAGATTAAATCTTATTTAAGGATTTTGTTGATACATTTAATTAAAAATCACTTAGAACTGCGATTAACAAATTCTTGGGCTGCTTCCATTCGCAATGCAATCCGTGAAATTAAAGAAGCAAATTTCAAAGATAATAAAAATTCTTACTACATCAATCAAGATGAATGGGAGATTTTTATAGAAGAAGAAGTTATTGAAGATGCTATAGCTGATGCAAGTCTGGAAGTTATGAATGGTGTATATAGTCAATTTCAACTTGCAGAAATTGTTGATAGAACTCAGTTAATGCAGACAGCATTGAGTTTTTTGACTTTGACATATTCCCAGTCAGCCAAAAATTTGCCGGCGGCTGTAGCGGAAGTTTTAATGCAGTTACCAGGTGGTGAAGATTGGAAGTTAGGAAGAAGAGGAGATTAA
- the surE gene encoding 5'/3'-nucleotidase SurE, with protein MTLILTNDDGIDAPGIQALLKAVNGKNVIIAAPQDHQSGCGHQVTTTGPINLQRRSEVEYAISAERYAIAGTPADCVRIALTHICQDVEFVLSGINAGGNLGVDAYISGTVAAVREAAMHGIPGVAISHYRKGKLNYDWDLAARWTSEVLADLLQRSLEPGSFWNVNLPHLLPGEADPDVVFCQPCTKPLPVNYRIEGDDFYYVGEYGLRSRTPGSDVDVCFSGNIAVTLLRV; from the coding sequence ATGACCCTAATTTTAACTAACGACGACGGCATCGATGCCCCCGGTATTCAAGCACTACTAAAGGCTGTAAATGGCAAAAATGTGATTATTGCGGCACCACAAGATCATCAGTCTGGCTGTGGGCATCAAGTCACTACCACTGGCCCCATCAACCTCCAGCGACGTTCAGAGGTTGAGTATGCGATTTCTGCGGAGCGCTACGCGATCGCAGGTACACCCGCTGATTGTGTCAGAATTGCATTAACCCATATCTGCCAAGATGTCGAATTTGTGCTATCGGGCATTAACGCTGGTGGTAACCTGGGAGTAGATGCTTACATTTCCGGTACTGTGGCTGCTGTGCGGGAAGCAGCAATGCATGGTATTCCGGGAGTTGCGATTTCTCACTATCGCAAAGGCAAGCTAAATTATGATTGGGATTTGGCTGCTCGATGGACATCTGAAGTTTTAGCTGACTTACTTCAGCGTTCGCTAGAACCAGGAAGTTTCTGGAATGTGAATCTACCGCATTTGCTACCAGGAGAAGCTGATCCTGATGTGGTGTTTTGCCAACCTTGTACCAAACCTTTGCCTGTCAACTATCGCATTGAAGGCGATGATTTTTATTATGTAGGGGAATATGGCTTGCGATCGCGCACTCCTGGCAGTGATGTAGATGTCTGTTTTTCTGGGAATATTGCGGTAACTCTGTTAAGGGTTTAA
- a CDS encoding HupE/UreJ family protein — protein sequence MFKIELSKSSNSGEFSAPELQHRHIGAIAALVLISLLSSLAGSPTYHTISNCWEAFIWGIADPVIRLDRLALIVAIGLLSAGVVRGTWVTASFVIAALFGTVIYLSPIYLPGIQIAIAISTIAFGAMLVIPTQLNWVAFAVLSAIAGLFQGYANGESAMGLGMVTLVTYFIGVTLTQFAIVMSAREIGIIFSKGKNHQGLFSKTRLAGLAFCTIGIVFLGN from the coding sequence ATGTTCAAAATTGAATTATCAAAGTCTTCTAATTCAGGGGAATTTTCCGCCCCTGAGTTACAGCATCGTCATATCGGGGCGATCGCAGCTTTAGTCTTAATTAGCCTACTGAGTTCATTGGCTGGTTCGCCGACTTACCACACGATCTCTAACTGCTGGGAGGCGTTTATTTGGGGAATAGCAGATCCAGTCATCAGGTTGGATCGTTTGGCGCTGATTGTGGCTATTGGCTTGCTGTCTGCTGGTGTGGTTCGTGGAACTTGGGTAACTGCATCTTTTGTGATTGCCGCACTCTTCGGCACAGTAATTTATCTATCCCCAATATACTTACCAGGTATTCAAATAGCGATCGCTATTTCCACCATTGCCTTTGGCGCTATGCTAGTGATACCCACTCAACTAAACTGGGTAGCCTTCGCCGTGCTAAGTGCCATTGCTGGTTTGTTTCAGGGTTACGCTAATGGTGAATCCGCTATGGGGCTAGGAATGGTGACATTAGTTACCTATTTCATAGGCGTTACCTTAACTCAGTTTGCGATCGTCATGAGTGCAAGAGAAATTGGCATTATTTTCAGCAAAGGAAAAAATCACCAAGGGTTGTTCAGCAAAACTCGTCTTGCTGGTTTAGCTTTTTGTACTATCGGCATCGTATTTTTGGGTAATTAG
- a CDS encoding ABC transporter ATP-binding protein yields MSQSRRLAKLGAYLRPHWRETTLGIIALLSVNGLGVYIPLLIRSGVDKLSKTFSLEEILQYVFTIILLSSAMWLIRIASRIWLFGVGRQVEFDLKQRIFEHLLKLEPSYFASNTAGDLISRATSDVDNIRRLLGFAVLSLANTLFAYAMTLPVMLTISVDLTLASLAVYPLMFFLVHLFSDHLRKQQTVVQEQLSEISELIQEDISGIAQIKIYAQEENERRAFTQKNQQLLTANLQLAKSRNTLFPMIGGLANLSSLVIIWLGTTRISAGTLAIGDFLALLIYVERLVFPTALLGFTITAYQRGEVSIDRLDSIFSVTPKIRDAADAIHLSPDAVKGELRAKNLSYTFPGATSPALDNVNFTIAPGELVAIVGTIGAGKSTLANALPRLLDIQAGQLFLDGLDITKIALADLRGAIAYVPQDSFLFSTTIKNNIRYGDPVSDQENVESVAKLAQIDPEISNFPQQYETLVGERGITLSGGQRQRTALARAMLIEAPILILDDALSSVDNQTATQILKNISSDKQNKTVIFITHQLSAAATADRIFVMSNGKIAQIGNHLELVQQPGLYKTLWSQHQVEELLR; encoded by the coding sequence ATGTCACAATCTCGACGACTTGCTAAACTTGGTGCTTACCTGCGTCCCCACTGGCGGGAGACTACATTAGGCATTATTGCTCTTTTGTCTGTCAATGGGCTGGGCGTTTATATCCCCTTGCTGATTCGTTCTGGGGTTGACAAACTCTCAAAAACTTTCAGCTTGGAGGAAATCCTACAATATGTATTCACCATTATCTTACTCAGTTCAGCAATGTGGCTCATCCGCATTGCTTCCCGCATCTGGCTGTTTGGAGTCGGGCGTCAGGTGGAATTTGACCTGAAACAGCGGATTTTTGAACACTTACTCAAACTGGAGCCGTCTTATTTCGCCAGCAACACCGCTGGGGATTTGATTAGTCGGGCTACTAGTGATGTGGATAATATCAGGCGGTTGTTGGGTTTTGCCGTGTTAAGTTTGGCAAATACTTTGTTTGCCTACGCTATGACTTTGCCAGTGATGTTGACAATTAGTGTCGATCTCACATTAGCCTCCCTGGCAGTGTATCCCTTGATGTTCTTTTTGGTGCATCTGTTTAGCGATCACTTACGCAAACAACAAACAGTAGTCCAAGAGCAACTCTCTGAGATTAGTGAACTCATCCAAGAAGATATCAGCGGCATAGCTCAGATTAAAATCTATGCCCAAGAAGAAAACGAGCGTCGAGCTTTCACCCAGAAAAATCAACAGCTATTAACGGCTAACCTGCAACTGGCAAAAAGCCGCAATACGCTGTTTCCCATGATTGGCGGGTTAGCTAATCTCAGTTCGCTGGTGATTATCTGGCTAGGGACAACGCGGATATCTGCTGGAACCCTTGCCATTGGTGACTTTCTGGCACTTTTAATTTATGTGGAGCGTCTAGTTTTTCCCACCGCCTTGCTGGGATTCACAATTACCGCCTACCAACGGGGTGAAGTGAGTATTGATCGCCTAGACTCCATTTTCAGTGTGACACCAAAAATCCGAGATGCAGCTGATGCCATACATCTGTCACCAGACGCAGTTAAAGGGGAACTGAGAGCGAAAAATCTCAGTTACACCTTCCCAGGCGCCACCAGCCCAGCTTTAGACAATGTCAACTTTACGATCGCTCCTGGGGAATTGGTGGCAATTGTCGGCACTATTGGTGCTGGTAAATCAACTTTGGCTAATGCTTTACCACGCTTGTTAGATATTCAGGCAGGGCAGTTGTTTTTGGATGGGTTGGATATTACAAAGATCGCCCTGGCAGATTTACGCGGTGCGATCGCCTATGTGCCTCAAGATAGTTTTCTGTTCAGCACCACAATTAAAAATAATATCCGTTACGGCGACCCAGTCAGCGACCAAGAAAATGTGGAATCTGTAGCCAAACTAGCCCAAATTGACCCAGAAATTAGCAATTTTCCCCAGCAATATGAGACTCTCGTGGGTGAACGTGGTATTACTCTTTCTGGCGGTCAGCGGCAACGTACAGCTTTGGCTAGGGCTATGCTCATTGAAGCCCCAATCCTAATTTTGGATGATGCCCTGTCTAGTGTGGATAATCAAACAGCTACACAAATCTTAAAAAATATTTCTAGTGACAAACAAAACAAAACCGTCATTTTTATTACTCATCAACTATCTGCTGCTGCCACGGCTGATCGGATTTTTGTCATGTCTAATGGAAAGATTGCCCAGATAGGTAATCATTTAGAACTTGTACAACAACCAGGGCTTTATAAAACTTTGTGGAGTCAGCATCAAGTAGAAGAATTACTGCGATGA
- the galE gene encoding UDP-glucose 4-epimerase GalE — MSQGMPSILVTGGAGYIGSHTVLALKRAGYEVIILDNLVYGHRDLVEQVLQVELVEGDTGDRTLLDDLFKTRKIDAVMHFSAYAYVGESVTDPAKYYRNNVVGTLTLLEAMLAASIKKFVFSSTCATYGVPEFVPIPESHPQNPINPYGATKLMVERILSDFDIAYGLKSVRFRYFNAAGADKSGSLGEDHNPETHLIPLVLLTALGKKESISVFGTDYPTPDGTCIRDYIHVSDLADAHILGLEYLLKGSESEVFNLGNGSGFSVKQVIAAAEEVTKKLIPVQECDRRPGDPPSLIGTSEKARKILGWKPQYPGIQEIIAHAWQWHQQRHK, encoded by the coding sequence ATGTCTCAAGGAATGCCTAGCATTTTGGTAACGGGGGGAGCTGGATATATCGGTTCCCATACAGTGCTTGCTCTTAAGCGAGCGGGTTATGAGGTGATAATACTCGATAACCTTGTGTATGGTCATCGCGACTTGGTGGAACAGGTTTTGCAGGTAGAACTGGTAGAAGGTGATACAGGCGATCGCACTCTGCTAGATGATCTATTCAAAACCCGTAAGATTGACGCAGTGATGCACTTTTCTGCCTATGCCTATGTGGGCGAATCAGTCACTGACCCTGCCAAATACTACCGCAACAACGTTGTCGGTACTTTGACGCTGTTAGAGGCGATGCTGGCGGCTTCTATTAAGAAATTTGTCTTCTCTTCTACTTGTGCTACCTATGGGGTACCGGAATTCGTGCCTATTCCCGAATCCCATCCCCAAAACCCGATCAATCCTTATGGCGCTACTAAGCTGATGGTAGAGCGGATTCTCTCTGATTTTGATATTGCCTACGGTTTAAAATCGGTGCGTTTCCGCTACTTTAATGCTGCTGGTGCTGATAAGAGTGGCTCTCTCGGAGAAGATCACAATCCTGAAACACATTTGATTCCCTTAGTCTTGCTAACAGCTTTAGGTAAAAAAGAATCGATCTCGGTTTTCGGTACTGACTATCCCACGCCTGATGGTACTTGTATTCGCGATTATATTCATGTCAGCGACTTAGCAGATGCCCATATTTTGGGATTGGAATATTTATTAAAAGGCTCTGAAAGCGAAGTTTTTAATTTAGGCAATGGCAGCGGTTTCTCTGTCAAACAAGTGATTGCAGCCGCCGAAGAAGTGACAAAAAAGCTCATCCCAGTTCAAGAATGCGATCGCCGTCCTGGTGATCCTCCCTCTCTCATTGGTACTAGCGAGAAAGCGAGAAAGATCTTAGGCTGGAAACCTCAGTATCCAGGCATTCAAGAGATTATCGCTCACGCTTGGCAGTGGCATCAACAGCGACATAAATAA
- a CDS encoding sensor histidine kinase, whose translation MLTEFLNNFFYPGHFIPHGHCYLWKPGLVLLHILSDLLIALAYYSIPIMLVYFVRKRRDVPFDWIFLMFSTFIVACGTTHLMEILTLWYPSYWLSGFLKAITAFVSLGTALALISLLPKALSLPSPAQLATANIALQNEITERKRVEVALRESQQMLQLVIDNIPQFIFWKDKQSVFLGCNRNFAQIAGVSSPENIIGKTDADLAWNKADADFFREYDCQFMGVNAPEYNIVKPLFRADAKPLWLESNKIPLNDTFGDIVGILGTFEDITERRQAEADIYNALEKEKELIELKSRFISTASHEFRTPLTIILSSAELLKNYSHQFSDEKKHKHLQRIQVTVQNMVQLLDDVLFIGKSEAGKQEFKLSLIELVEFCRELVEEIQLSTDKQKILFGCQGEYTIVYMDEKLLRQIIMNLLSNAIKYSHPNSNIHFNLICQQGEAVFQIQDEGIGIPVAEQAQIFTAFQRASNVGTISGTGLGLSIVKKAVDLHGGKIIVESKIGVGTKITVAIPRNYSENHKQWKIKN comes from the coding sequence ATGTTGACGGAATTTTTAAATAACTTTTTTTATCCTGGACATTTTATACCTCATGGTCACTGCTACCTTTGGAAACCAGGATTAGTTCTACTGCATATCTTATCGGATTTGCTAATTGCATTGGCTTATTATTCAATTCCGATTATGCTGGTCTATTTCGTCCGCAAGAGGCGAGATGTACCTTTTGACTGGATATTTCTCATGTTCAGCACATTTATTGTTGCTTGTGGTACCACCCATCTCATGGAAATCTTGACACTTTGGTATCCTAGCTATTGGTTATCAGGTTTCCTGAAAGCTATCACTGCTTTTGTGTCTCTAGGCACGGCATTAGCCTTAATATCATTACTTCCTAAGGCATTATCTTTACCAAGTCCGGCACAACTAGCGACAGCGAATATTGCATTGCAAAACGAAATTACAGAGCGTAAACGGGTGGAGGTAGCATTGCGGGAGTCGCAGCAAATGCTACAGCTTGTGATAGATAACATTCCACAATTTATTTTTTGGAAGGATAAACAATCTGTTTTCTTAGGTTGCAATCGCAATTTTGCACAAATAGCTGGCGTTAGCAGTCCAGAAAATATTATTGGTAAGACAGATGCTGACTTGGCATGGAATAAAGCAGATGCGGACTTTTTTCGGGAATATGATTGTCAATTTATGGGTGTAAACGCACCTGAATATAATATTGTTAAACCTCTTTTTCGCGCAGATGCAAAACCACTATGGTTAGAAAGTAACAAGATTCCACTCAATGATACATTCGGAGATATTGTCGGTATTCTGGGGACTTTTGAAGATATCACTGAACGGAGACAGGCAGAAGCAGATATTTATAATGCGCTGGAAAAAGAGAAAGAACTAATTGAACTTAAATCTCGCTTTATTTCTACAGCGTCTCACGAATTCCGTACCCCCTTAACTATCATATTATCTTCTGCTGAACTACTGAAAAACTACAGCCATCAATTCAGTGATGAGAAAAAACATAAACATCTACAGCGAATTCAAGTCACTGTCCAGAATATGGTTCAGCTATTAGATGATGTCCTGTTTATTGGCAAATCTGAAGCGGGGAAACAAGAGTTCAAACTATCACTAATTGAACTTGTTGAATTCTGTCGTGAGTTGGTGGAAGAAATACAACTCAGCACTGATAAACAGAAAATTTTATTCGGCTGCCAAGGTGAATACACAATTGTTTACATGGATGAAAAACTGCTGCGGCAGATTATCATGAATTTGCTTTCTAACGCCATCAAATATTCTCATCCTAATAGCAATATCCATTTTAATTTAATTTGTCAACAGGGAGAAGCAGTTTTTCAGATTCAGGATGAAGGTATTGGCATTCCGGTTGCAGAACAAGCCCAAATATTTACTGCTTTTCAAAGAGCTAGCAATGTGGGTACTATCTCTGGTACTGGATTGGGGCTATCAATTGTTAAAAAAGCTGTAGATTTACATGGAGGTAAGATTATCGTGGAGAGTAAAATTGGAGTAGGTACAAAGATTACAGTTGCAATTCCCAGAAATTACTCGGAAAACCACAAACAATGGAAAATTAAAAATTAA
- a CDS encoding sulfite exporter TauE/SafE family protein → MVDLLLIAILGFLGSFGHCFGMCGPLAVAFSLSHPQTTPQTPPRKKTHPWQQQLKFHTLLNLGRMLSYALVGAGIGGLGSVLVEGGQLAGIGSNLRQWIAIITGVMLIWFGLGQVKPDFLPRIPLLHPLMQGSLHNRLSAVMVKLSLDTKWWTPALLGIFWGLMPCGFLYAAQIKAAATGNLWMGAATMLAFGLGTLPTMLGVGVSTSLISKDRRSQLFRLGGWVTLFIGVITLLRTGDTMVDYTGHSALICLILALIARPISSFWASPLRYRRALGVGAFVLAGAHTIHMMEHSLQWNLAAFFFLPPEFQWGMTVGAVALVLMTPAALTSFDSVQKFLGKRWRQIHLLSLPALLLSVIHAVVIGSHYLGSVELTWGNKLAAVLMGIIPLGVLLVRSRLCWSKLTLEKFYVPPSKS, encoded by the coding sequence ATGGTAGATTTGCTGTTGATTGCAATCCTGGGTTTCCTGGGCAGTTTTGGACATTGTTTTGGGATGTGTGGCCCCCTAGCGGTGGCATTTTCGCTGTCTCATCCGCAAACAACACCACAAACACCGCCCCGGAAAAAAACGCACCCTTGGCAACAGCAATTAAAATTTCACACCCTGCTCAACTTAGGGCGGATGTTAAGCTATGCTCTAGTCGGTGCTGGCATTGGCGGACTAGGTTCGGTATTAGTAGAGGGTGGACAATTAGCCGGTATTGGCAGCAACTTACGCCAATGGATCGCAATTATTACTGGTGTCATGCTGATTTGGTTTGGGTTAGGACAAGTAAAACCCGACTTTTTGCCCCGTATTCCCCTATTACACCCTTTGATGCAGGGTAGCTTACACAATAGATTGAGTGCAGTCATGGTGAAGCTTTCCTTGGACACCAAATGGTGGACACCAGCACTTTTGGGGATATTTTGGGGTTTAATGCCTTGCGGTTTTTTGTATGCTGCCCAAATTAAAGCCGCTGCAACGGGTAATTTGTGGATGGGTGCGGCAACCATGCTGGCTTTTGGCTTAGGAACCCTACCCACAATGCTAGGCGTAGGCGTATCTACATCATTAATTAGCAAAGACAGGCGCAGTCAGTTATTTCGCTTAGGTGGCTGGGTGACTCTCTTCATCGGGGTAATCACTTTGTTACGCACTGGTGACACAATGGTAGATTACACCGGACACAGCGCCTTGATCTGCTTAATCCTCGCCCTCATTGCTCGTCCTATTAGCAGTTTTTGGGCGTCACCCCTGCGCTACCGTCGCGCTTTGGGAGTTGGGGCATTTGTGCTCGCTGGGGCACACACTATCCACATGATGGAACACTCACTTCAATGGAATCTTGCCGCCTTCTTTTTCTTGCCACCAGAATTTCAGTGGGGTATGACTGTCGGTGCTGTAGCACTGGTTTTAATGACTCCCGCTGCTTTAACGAGTTTTGATTCGGTGCAGAAATTTTTGGGCAAGCGATGGCGACAAATTCATTTATTAAGCTTGCCAGCTTTGCTTTTGAGTGTGATTCATGCTGTAGTGATTGGTTCCCATTACCTAGGTTCAGTAGAATTAACTTGGGGGAATAAATTAGCCGCAGTGTTAATGGGAATCATTCCTCTCGGTGTGTTGCTGGTGAGATCGCGCCTTTGTTGGTCAAAGTTAACCTTAGAAAAGTTTTATGTCCCCCCAAGCAAATCGTGA